Proteins co-encoded in one Candida albicans SC5314 chromosome 3, complete sequence genomic window:
- a CDS encoding uncharacterized protein (Protein with a predicted role in cotranslational protein targeting to membrane; induced during chlamydospore formation in both C. albicans and C. dubliniensis) has product MVLSTRVSIQWPPKEAEEKTSTLALTTPANNYVDIRIFKTQYPCLNSTLPLPFTQVFELGLAGKEIPLDNDKIKFDNYISTLALQQSIESGLPIFSIDVDIGHFSNYGLDGDRKETGEMKNSEGIIAPYIEIWRSLDPLKHTPQTEVRENTENEPMKTKIKMNVFTLKLMDHLGVLIRIGNWIQGIIQEGNSIHVIRSWYNENLQQWCNLIEYGNSDAFPIQFNGDIDDVVKVRNGWKWKCIERE; this is encoded by the coding sequence ATGGTATTATCTACTAGAGTATCGATTCAATGGCCACCAAAAGAAGCTGAAGAGAAAACAAGTACATTAGCATTAACCACCCCTGCTAATAATTATGTTGACATtagaatttttaaaactCAATACCCGTGTTTAAATTCGacattaccattaccattCACACAAGTATTTGAACTTGGATTAGCTGGTAAAGAAATCCCATTAGATAATGACAAGataaaatttgataattatattaGTACTTTAGCTTTACAACAAAGTATTGAATCGGGtttaccaattttttccattgatgttgatattgGACATTTTTCCAATTATGGATTAGATGGAGATAGGAAAGAAACAggagaaatgaaaaattcagAAGGTATAATAGCTCCatatattgaaatatgGAGATCATTAGATCCATTAAAACATACGCCACAAACAGAAGTCAGAGAAAATACTGAGAACGAAccaatgaaaacaaaaataaaaatgaatgtTTTCacattaaaattaatggaTCATTTGGGGGTATTGATACGAATTGGTAATTGGATCCAAGGTATAATTCAAGAAGGTAATTCTATTCATGTAATTAGAAGTTGGtataatgaaaatttacaacaatggtgtaatttaattgaatatgGTAATAGTGATGCTTTCCCTATACAGTTTAATGGGGATATAGATGATGTGGTTAAAGTTCGTAATGGTTGGAAATGGAAGTGTATAGAAAGGGAATAG
- a CDS encoding uncharacterized protein (Protein of unknown function; flow model biofilm induced) produces MNNRELKKDARIRGSGQRNVQTSQLNINQKPTTSSAQSTTDRKIKKDSRIRGSGSRNVKANHLNIDPSENKRLVSQLSSALTKDGDLELSRSSRRKSSILPYKIIERPKISRKSTTKRVSFKEKSQPRPQQEEAKIEVDSISNLQDFNDEENLEYSQSNITEDSLIPSFQPQIGKSKRKKPSSGKKSKIASDNNSNLPSESILKNTNKLNSNISKAKSKIDTLQSRPIKRHTVSKTALADSPRSSIMETSLFGDTESEISIAHDNTKNTLKALKKVPSRSKKSSNSVESSLISESITKQKESVQPSPTIPKESSVETILSEESEDDTDDNESDNEIKHDDNAYDPDYGRPIISRRKGKGKGKGLPIISSRRKRALPLFDNNANHGNGKTRKTLTIDYPSLVNAANTRGRVQRARMLDVLRYLVSSFDPEVPDNRLHLHQRFQKHLLSSIDNVRDAATSVEDVAKNIASVQKAKKQLRQMILDLRKDHTDIGNQLNELRLQVTNKKLETERLDVIYNQLREVKAYTENPNNNITTKGNLSSTVHMELASLQKIANQTSGLRPTLERINNKLETLDNSI; encoded by the exons ATGAATAACAGagaattgaagaaagatGCAAGAATACGAGGCTCAGG ACAACGAAATGTACAAACTTCtcaattgaatatcaatcaaaaaCCAACAACTTCTTCCGCACAATCAACAACTGATAggaaaattaaaaaagatTCACGAATACGAGGATCGGGTTCAAGAAATGTAAAGgcaaatcatttaaatatcGACCCATCCGAGAATAAACGATTAGTTTCTCAACTTTCATCGGCATTAACTAAAGATGGTGATTTAGAATTATCTCGATCAAGTAGAAGAAAATCATCTATACTACCTTATAAAATTATCGAACGTCCAAAAATATCTCGGAAGTCAACTACAAAACGGGTTAGCTTTAAAGAGAAATCACAACCACGACcacaacaagaagaagctAAAATCGAAGTAGACTCCATATCAAATTTACAAGATTtcaatgatgaagaaaatcTCGAATATTCACAATCAAATATAACTGAAGATTCACTTATACCATCATTTCAACCACAAATTGGAAAActgaaaaggaaaaaacCATCGAGTggaaagaaatcaaaaattgcTCTGGATAATAATTCCAATCTACCGAGTGAAtctattttaaaaaatacaaacaaaCTAAATTCAAACATTTCCAAAGCAAAATCGAAAATAGATACTCTACAATCAAGACCAATTAAAAGACATACTGTATCTAAAACTGCCCTTGCTGATAGTCCGAGAAGTTCGATTATGGAAACAAGTTTATTTGGAGATACTGAAAgtgaaatttcaattgcTCATGACAACACTAAAAACACACTCAAagcattgaaaaaagtaCCATCTagatcaaaaaaatcatcaaattcagTTGAATCTTCACTTATTTCAGAGTcaataacaaaacaaaaagaatcGGTGCAGCCATCACCAACAATTCCAAAAGAATCCAGTGTTGAAACAATATTAAGCGAAGAATCTGAAGATGACactgatgataatgaaagtGACAACGAAATCAAGCATGACGACAACGCCTATGATCCAGATTATGGCAGACCAATTATATCGCGtagaaaaggaaaaggaaaaggaaaaggaTTACCTATTATTTCATCTCGAAGAAAAAGAGCGCTAccattatttgataataatgctAACCATGGTAATGGGAAAACTAGAAAGACGttaacaattgattatcCAAGCCTTGTAAATGCAGCAAATACTCGTGGACGAGTACAACGGGCGAGAATGTTAGATGTTTTACGATATTTGGTATCATCATTTGATCCTGAAGTTCCTGATAATAGATTACATTTACATCAACGATTTCAAAAACATTTACTTTCAAGTATTGATAATGTTAGAGATGCAGCAACGTCGGTAGAAGATGTAGCGAAAAATATTGCCTCAGTTCAAAAAGCGAAAAAGCAATTAAGACAAATGATCTTGGATTTAAGAAAAGATCATACTGATATAGgtaatcaattaaatgaattacGTCTTCAAgtaacaaacaaaaaattggaaacaGAACGTTTGGATGTaatatataatcaattacGAGAAGTTAAGGCTTACACTGAGAATCCTAATAACAATATCACTACTAAAGGTAATTTAAGTTCTACTGTTCATATGGAACTTGCATcattacaaaaaattgCCAATCAAACTTCGGGATTACGTCCTACACTTGAACgaataaacaataaattagAAACTTTGGATAATAGTATATAA
- the RPS12 gene encoding 40S ribosomal protein eS12 (Acidic ribosomal protein S12; regulated by Gcn4, activated by Tbf1; repressed by amino acid starvation (3-AT); protein abundance is affected by URA3 expression in CAI-4 strain background; sumoylation target; Spider biofilm repressed) encodes MSDVEQEQIVEEVVVEEQSGAITIEDALKVVLRTSLVHDGLARGLREASKALSKREAQLCVLCDSVTEESIIKLVEALCNEPEEKIPLIKVSDAKLLGEWAGLCQLDRDGNARKVVGASCVVVKNWGADSDERNILLEHFSQQ; translated from the coding sequence atgtcTGACGttgaacaagaacaaattgttgaagaagttgttgttgaagaacAATCCGGTGCCATCACCATTGAAGATGCTTTAAAAGTTGTTTTAAGAACTTCTTTAGTCCATGATGGTTTAGCTAGAGGTTTAAGAGAAGCTTCTAAAGCTTTATCTAAAAGAGAAGCTCAATTATGTGTTTTGTGTGACTCTGTTACTGAAGAATCAATCATCAAATTGGTTGAAGCTTTATGTAATGAaccagaagaaaaaatccCATTGATTAAAGTTTCCGATGCTAAATTATTGGGTGAATGGGCTGGTTTATGTCAATTAGATAGAGATGGTAATGCTAGAAAAGTTGTTGGTGCCTCTTGTGTTGTTGTCAAAAACTGGGGTGCTGATTCTGATGAAAGAAACATCTTGTTGGAACACTTTTCTCAACAATAA
- a CDS encoding cornichon family protein (Ortholog(s) have receptor activity, role in ER to Golgi vesicle-mediated transport, ascospore formation, axial cellular bud site selection and ER to Golgi transport vesicle, endoplasmic reticulum membrane localization): MNGEAWLFILAVVTNAINLFSQVFFTIMYSDLECDYINPIELCNKLNPWFIPEAGLHGFITVLFLINGYWFCFLLNLPLFAYNANKFYNKNHLLDATEIFRTLSKHKKESFLKLGFHLLLFFFYLYRMIMALVNDEQ, from the exons ATGAACGGTGAAGCATG GTTATTTATTCTTGCAGTTGTCACCAATGcaattaatttgttttccCAAGTATTTTTCACCATCATGTATTCTGATTTAGAATGTGATTATATTAATCCTATTGAATTatgtaataaattaaatccTTGGTTTATTCCAGAAGCAGGTTTACATGGTTTCATCACCgtgttatttttaattaatggaTATTGGTTTTGTTTCTTATTAAATTTACCATTATTTGCTTATAATgctaataaattttataataaaaatcatttattaGATGCCACAGAAATTTTTAGAACTTTATCTAAACATAAAAAGGaatcatttttgaaattgggtttccatttattgttgttctttttctatttatATAGAATGATTATGGCATTGGTTAATGATgaacaataa
- a CDS encoding uncharacterized protein (S. cerevisiae ortholog Nud1 is a spindle pole body outer plaque component; it acts through the mitotic exit network to specify asymmetric spindle pole body inheritance; Hap43-induced gene) — protein MPQRIMSQFMPISKSTDIDLNAHEDSSNLDNSGSTTKTSGHEIVNISKVPNNGNEHSEYEVNGVNGLSILEHSSPEPKRKTTTYQERVSYIPNHDFTGNKSSIFESSPQPSIPNTFKYKSHPNAKAKALGSTQITEETSQEQQEQNGDVQPPLSTKQTPKNNNKENTTPRWMPPVLDEKWNVQDLEDIKFTPSMPSIQPQHHQQPLSNQSRGGISPSPFQDFEIHTGDTMIHNSNVQSVETPGYRRARQDYEKQKGPDMLKSIFPTVGGGSGGSGGGAGPDETNTKDHSTSSTISSMFGTIQKRPEEIKQQMETINEMKNMKNPESPLKLYGPKYNTYTRNQLAGLVENLKSNKNTPAQNQNQNQNKNQNQNQNQATSTPSPNSVLSKPPALNLNSKIVNTPPKNIKSFTKTGAYDEKSYLKNAENIFSNLKGKGFKINNNNNNNNNGVRVVSQATNTSTPKKNISHGDPINFNTDSDYASFTSGYSSDGSDGNEDQEGQHPMNYEVSSDDPQNYTSYTRESNFQSSGIMGMEQQVSSDGSYTYDEVSELSEDATTTEIRNIDKNENISPETRAHLYAAKIVQNRIPLFEQENQDLRENLHKKQSQEQFAGVTTNGDISMKSVAGKNGGLNAVKWKTRSQLKLNKGGSVVGDPEKITRGTVEPGVDLPLEYDQMIFDPETQQWKSKNETTLNHGTFASIEDLVDNDQIEVTKQQQQQQQQQQQQQQQQQPSILKKASSRKSLVPLEVSFHEPNISVQSSISNISKSPIPLMGDITRVSQIQEDSFSESKKRLVSVITEILDLGGNSAEPIPWNLVTEIELRNCYLNNVKDLNTLLPNLISVDLSSNDIKYLTGIPKEIMTLNLSDNRIEDITPFSEYHELQRLTLDKNNLTRVTNLSKNIHLTTLNLASNQIMNIRGIEQLINLRSLNVSDNQLHGKINFKFFNFMNLIELDLSKNNLQEITGLQYLPSLRILNLDDNNLIKFDCKNSKLAKLLIRFNHIKKLDISKLPELRSLKFDGNQLEQIEGLENLRGMENISCKSQYSSKVVEQIMKSIQDIRQLDVSGNRHFNAISTFPFLSNLTISAMNLTTIPIDFYLSFPNVQTLNLSFNTLKDISGLNKLKNLRKVYMVNNKLQSHNQIMKGLRGSRDKLKVLDVRLNPCTQTIYPFLFTPSESDDSIDLENADDIEAFFKHYQELDKSQIWTMRDEEFLENLKYQDEKETIETRDIFDCFMVIFFNKLMKLDGILINDDRRNHLFNIFKELPQK, from the coding sequence aTGCCTCAAAGAATTATGCTGCAGTTTATGCCAATATCCAAGAGTACAGACATAGATTTGAATGCACACGAAGACTCAAGTAATCTTGATAATTCTGGTTCCACCACAAAGACTTCAGGACATGAAATTGTTAACATTTCTAAAGTACCTAATAATGGGAACGAACATTCTGAATATGAAGTAAATGGGGTAAATGGACTTTCAATCTTAGAACATTCTTCACCTGAACCTAAAAggaaaacaacaacttaCCAAGAGCGTGTTTCTTATATTCCTAATCATGATTTTACTGGCAATAAaagttcaatttttgaaagttCTCCTCAACCATCTATTCCAAATAcattcaaatataaatcacATCCTAATGCCAAGGCGAAAGCATTAGGAAGCACCCAAATAACTGAGGAAACTTcacaagaacaacaagaacaaaatgGAGACGTTCAACCACCATTATCCACAAAACAAACCCCCaagaacaataataaagaaaacacTACTCCCAGATGGATGCCACCAGTACTAGATGAAAAATGGAATGTTCAAGATTTAGAAGACATTAAATTTACTCCATCAATGCCCTCAATACAACcacaacatcatcaacaaccacTATCCAACCAATCAAGAGGAGGTATTAGCCCAAGTCCTTTCCAGGATTTTGAGATTCATACTGGAGATACAATGATCCACAATAGTAATGTTCAATCAGTGGAGACACCAGGATATAGACGTGCACGTCAAGATTATGAAAAGCAAAAGGGCCCCGATATgttgaaatcaatatttcctactgttggtggtggtagtggtggtagtggtggtggtgctggACCCGACGAGACCAACACAAAAGATCATTCGACTTCATCTACTATATCTAGTATGTTTGGTACTATACAAAAACGACctgaagaaattaaacaacaaatggaaaccataaatgaaatgaaaaatatgaaaaacCCAGAATCTCCATTAAAGTTATATGGACCAAAATATAATACTTATACTAGAAATCAATTAGCTGGACTTGTggaaaatttaaaatccAATAAAAATACTCCGgcacaaaatcaaaaccagAATCagaataaaaatcaaaaccaaaatcaaaatcaagcAACGAGCACACCATCACCTAATTCAGTATTATCTAAACCACCTGCTTTAAATcttaattcaaaaatagTGAATACACCACCTAAAAACATTAAGTCATTCACCAAAACTGGTGCTTatgatgaaaaatcatATCTTAAAAATGCCGAAAACATTTTTTCCAATCTTAAAGGTAAAGGATTTAAgatcaataacaacaacaacaacaataataatggtgtTAGAGTTGTATCACAGGCGACAAACACATCTACTCCCAAGAAGAACATTAGTCATGGTGatccaatcaattttaatacCGATAGTGATTATGCATCATTTACAAGTGGTTACAGTTCTGATGGAAGTGATGGAAATGAAGACCAAGAAGGACAACATCCTATGAATTATGAAGTCAGTAGTGATGATCCACAGAATTATACATCATATACTAGAGAAAGTAATTTCCAATCAAGTGGTATTATGGGAATGGAACAACAGGTTTCAAGTGATGGATCTTATACTTATGATGAAGTAAGTGAATTATCTGAAGATGCCACTACTACAGAAATTCGAAATATTGATAAGAATGAAAACATTTCTCCAGAGACTCGAGCACATTTATATGCTGCtaaaattgttcaaaatcGAATCCCATTAtttgaacaagaaaatcaaGATTTACGAGAAAATCTTCATAAAAAACAACTGCAAGAACAATTTGCGGGAGTTACTACTAATGGTGATATTTCTATGAAATCTGTTGCTGGGAAAAATGGTGGATTAAATGCAGTTAAATGGAAGACCAGATctcaattaaaattaaacaaagGAGGAAGTGTTGTTGGCGATCCAGAAAAAATCACTAGAGGAACAGTTGAACCTGGAGTTGATTTACCATTAGAATATGATCAAATGATATTTGATCCTGAAACTCAACAATGGAAGAGTAAAAATGAGACAACTTTAAATCATGGTACTTTTGCTTCTATTGAGGATTTAGTGGACAATGATCAAATTGAAGTTactaaacaacaacaacaacaacaacagcagcagcagcagcagcaacagcaacaacaacctagtattttgaaaaaagcaTCATCTCGGAAAAGTTTGGTACCATTAGAAGTTTCATTTCATGAACCAAATATAAGTGTTCAATCAAGTATAAGTAATATATCCAAAAGTCCTATCCCATTAATGGGTGATATAACTAGAGTATCACAAATCCAAGAGGATTCATTTTCTGAATCGAAAAAACGACTTGTTTCGGTGATTACGGAAATTTTGGATTTAGGAGGAAATAGTGCTGAACCTATTCCTTGGAATCTTGTTACTGAGATTGAATTaagaaattgttatttGAATAATGTTAAAGATTTAAATACTTTATTACCGAATTTAATTAGTGTTGATTTATCAAGTAATGACATCAAATATTTAACGGGGATTCCCAAAGAGATCATGACATTAAATTTAAGTGACAATAGAATTGAAGATATTACTCCATTTAGTGAATATCATGAATTACAAAGATTAACCcttgataaaaataatttgacAAGAGTCACTAATCTTAGtaaaaatattcatttgACAACATTAAATTTAGCCAGTAATCAAATCATGAATATTAGAGGTATagaacaattgattaatctTCGATCATTGAATGTATCAGATAATCAATTACATgggaaaatcaattttaaatttttcaattttatgaatttgattgaattggATCTTTCgaaaaataatttacaagaaataaCTGGATTACAATATTTACCCCTGTTGAGAATTTTAAAtcttgatgataataatttaattaaatttgattgtaaaaattccaaacttgctaaattattaattcgATTTAATcatatcaaaaaattggatatttcaaaattaccTGAATTAAGatcattaaaatttgatGGTAATCAACTTGAACAAATAGAAGGGTTAGAAAATTTACGAGGCATGGAAAATATTTCATGTAAATCTCAATATAGTAGTAAAGTGGTGGAACAAATtatgaaatcaattcaagaTATTCGTCAATTGGATGTATCAGGGAATCGACATTTTAATGCCATATCAACTTTCCCATTTCTTAGTAATTTAACCATATCAGCCATGAATTTAACTACTATcccaattgatttttatcTTCTGTTTCCTAATGTTCAAACTTTAAATCTTAGTTTCAACACTTTAAAAGATATTTCTGggttaaacaaattaaaaaatttacgTAAAGTATACATGGTCAATAATAAACTTCAACTGCATAATCAAATCATGAAAGGGTTAAGAGGATCAAGagataaattaaaagtaTTAGATGTGAGATTAAATCCATGTACACAAACCATTTATCCATTTTTATTTACACCTAGTGAATCAGATGATTCTATAGATTTAGAAAATGCCGATGATATAGAagcttttttcaaacattatcaagaattagATAAATCACAAATTTGGACCATGAGAGATGAAgaatttcttgaaaatttgaaatatcaagatgaaaaagaaactattGAAACTCGTGATATTTTCGATTGTTTTatggtgattttttttaataaattgatgaaattagaTGGgattttaattaatgatgatcgtagaaatcatttatttaatatttttaaagaaCTTCCtcaaaaatag